In Pseudoalteromonas piratica, the following proteins share a genomic window:
- a CDS encoding sensor histidine kinase, with protein MALKKTKFFQLSLESYVSIVLGFLCTVIILLLGFISWQAAFTPIWQGVLLLTLVCYSVWLINRVKRTVSASFARACLQLDAISQEDYNQIAKAPFKKGVVFEFHQQLKQLSAQLLAQKSHYDQQAFLVYQLIAELDTPVLVFNAKHQLSYGNDAFSQLYQQPWQLLRHASAARLELSHSAHKWQFSNEQQRKKWQIKHSEFIDDGELHHLLVFINVEPVLRQSQLAAWQQLIRVLGHEIRNSLTPVSSMAETLAKRASNEREKMALDVISERCHHLQSFVERYASVSKPLQVNKQTLSVTELLSAIGEMFPQLKVALDSRCHSIYADRALFEQVLINIFKNAVEADATTLMLTVIKQGSINKITLEDNGQGFANLDNLFVPLYTTKPGGNGIGLSLCRNIVEQHGGSITLANQQTTKGVIVTLTLPLTD; from the coding sequence ATGGCATTGAAAAAAACTAAATTTTTTCAATTATCGCTAGAAAGCTATGTCAGTATCGTGCTGGGTTTTCTTTGCACTGTGATTATCTTATTACTTGGCTTTATAAGCTGGCAGGCTGCCTTCACACCAATTTGGCAAGGCGTTTTGTTGCTGACACTGGTTTGCTACAGTGTATGGCTTATTAATCGGGTTAAACGCACAGTATCAGCATCTTTTGCCCGTGCCTGTTTGCAACTTGATGCAATTAGCCAAGAAGATTATAACCAAATTGCCAAAGCACCATTTAAAAAAGGTGTGGTTTTTGAATTTCATCAACAATTGAAGCAATTGAGTGCACAGTTGTTGGCGCAAAAATCTCATTACGACCAACAAGCATTTTTGGTCTATCAATTAATTGCTGAATTAGATACACCGGTGCTCGTTTTTAATGCAAAACACCAACTAAGTTATGGCAATGACGCATTTTCCCAGCTCTATCAACAGCCTTGGCAGTTGTTACGTCATGCGTCAGCGGCGCGGCTAGAACTAAGCCACTCAGCCCATAAATGGCAGTTCAGTAATGAGCAACAACGCAAGAAATGGCAAATCAAGCACAGTGAATTTATTGACGATGGCGAACTACACCACCTTTTAGTGTTTATTAATGTTGAACCTGTGCTCAGACAAAGTCAGCTTGCAGCATGGCAACAACTTATTCGTGTGCTTGGCCATGAAATTCGCAATTCACTGACGCCAGTTTCATCTATGGCAGAAACCTTGGCTAAAAGAGCAAGCAATGAACGGGAAAAAATGGCGCTGGATGTTATCTCCGAGCGTTGCCATCATTTACAATCCTTTGTTGAACGCTACGCCAGTGTCAGTAAGCCACTGCAAGTGAACAAGCAAACACTGTCCGTTACAGAGTTATTGAGTGCTATTGGCGAAATGTTTCCCCAGCTCAAGGTAGCCCTTGATAGCAGATGCCACAGTATCTATGCCGACCGTGCACTGTTTGAACAAGTGCTAATAAATATTTTTAAAAATGCCGTTGAGGCTGACGCAACTACACTCATGTTAACAGTGATAAAACAAGGCAGCATTAACAAAATAACGCTCGAAGATAACGGCCAAGGATTTGCTAATTTAGATAACTTATTTGTACCCCTGTACACCACTAAGCCAGGCGGCAATGGCATAGGCTTAAGCTTATGTCGCAATATTGTTGAGCAGCATGGTGGCAGCATAACGCTTGCCAATCAACAAACAACAAAAGGCGTTATCGTTACTCTAACGCTGCCGCTAACCGACTAG